From Polyangia bacterium:
CTCGATCCAGTCGGCGTCGCGCATGGCCTCCTGGTACTCGCGCTTGGCCCGCTCGCGATCCAAAAACGCCACCGTGCCGGTGAAGGCGCGCAACCCGTCGCCGTCGACGGCGCGGTAGCACGCTTGCTGCTCGGGTTGCGCGTCTTCGTCCAGGCGGGCCCGCAGCACGCTCAGCGTGGGCGGGATCCCGAACACCTCCAGGTAATTGTGTTCGCCGCGGCGGGGCGCGCCGCCGTCGACGGTGGCCCGTTCATTGGCCAGCTCGACAAACGTCGCGCGGTAGGCGTTTGGCTTGGGCCCGTCGCCTGCGATCGCGCTGGCGTCCTGCAAAATGAAGGGCGCCCAGTCGTCGCCCAGATCGACGTCCTGAAGCGGGCCAGCGGGCACCGGCGCCGCAGCGGGCGTCACCGCGGGCGTCAACGGAGCGGGCGGGTTCACCGGCGTCGTTGACATGGTCGCTTCTCGCCGCCCGCACCCCAGCGCCGCCGCCACCGTCAGGATCCAGACGCCGTGCTTGGTCAGCGGGGGCAAGCAGGCGTCTCAGTCGCGAAAGTTCACGTACTGCAGATCGATCCCGAAGTCTTCCTTGCGCAGAGCCGCGATGGCCTCTTGCAGTTCATCGCGGCTTTTGCCGGTGATGCGCAGCTGATCGTCTTGAATCTGCGCCTGCACGCGCAGCTTCTTGTCTTTCAAGGCGCGCACGATCTTCTTGCCGGTCTCTTGCTCGATGCCTTGCTTGATCACCACCAGCTGGCGCATGGTCTTGCCGCCGGCCGGCTCGACGGGCTTGGCGTCCAGGCAGCGCTGGGAGACGTTGCGTTTGGCCATCCGTTCGCGCAGCACCGACAAGGCCGCGTTGACGTGCGGTTCGTCCGACGACCGGATGACGATGCCTTCCGGCCCGCGCTCGATCTCGGTGTGGGTGCCGCGAAAGTCGTAGCGCTGGCCCAGCTCCTTGCGCGCAGTGTTGAGCGCGTTGTCCAGCTCCATCAGATCGACTTTGGAGACCGCGTCGAAAGAAGGCATGGCGGCAAGACTAGCAAATGACGTTCGGGCGCGCGCGACGGAGGCAGGGACGGAAATTTCGGCCATAATCAGGAGATGAGCGCTCAATCCGGACGGGCGACCCCCGATGAGAAGCTCATGCGGGCCGCGAACATCCCGGCCGGTTATTCGCCGGCCAAGCACATCGCCACCACGCTGGCCATCGCCGCGGCGATCCTGGTTTTGGCCGTCGCGCTGGCCGTGCATGCCCGGCTGACCGATTGGTTGTTGCTGCCGACGTTCTGGCTGGTGGCCAACGGCATCGAGTGGGCATTCCACCGTTATCCGATGCACCGCCCGCTGCCGCCGCGGTTGCTTTACAAGAACCACGCCCAGCTGCACCACCTGGCCTTCACCGAGGAGACCATGCCCGTCGCCGAGCCGCGCGAGCTGAACCTGGTGATGATGCCCTGGTACACGATGATCGGCTTGTTCGTCATCGCCTCGCCGGTGTTCGTGGCGGCGGGCCTGCTGCGCGGGCCCGGGCTGACCGGCGTGTTCTTGATCGCCGCCGTGATGTACTTCCTGGCCTACGAGACACTGCACGCTCTTTATCACCTGCCGATTGCGACGCTGGCGCGGGCCGGGCTGCGGCCGGGCGGCTTGTTCTTCCGCCTGCGCGCGCACCACGCGCGCCACCACGTCCTGCGACGGATGGCCCACGCCAACTTCAACGTCACCGTGCCGTTGATGGACTGGCTGCTGCACACCCGCGAATAGCGCCGCGGGCGG
This genomic window contains:
- a CDS encoding YajQ family cyclic di-GMP-binding protein; the encoded protein is MPSFDAVSKVDLMELDNALNTARKELGQRYDFRGTHTEIERGPEGIVIRSSDEPHVNAALSVLRERMAKRNVSQRCLDAKPVEPAGGKTMRQLVVIKQGIEQETGKKIVRALKDKKLRVQAQIQDDQLRITGKSRDELQEAIAALRKEDFGIDLQYVNFRD